One stretch of Gopherus flavomarginatus isolate rGopFla2 chromosome 2, rGopFla2.mat.asm, whole genome shotgun sequence DNA includes these proteins:
- the LOC127044731 gene encoding uncharacterized protein T26G10.4-like, which produces MEPLIRAISSSPTGFDLHSKKISILAYMDDLALVANSSESLQQMLDIPSQAAEWMGLRFSPKKCASLHVEGGTRALVRPSQFLIQGESMTSFKEREIYQHLGTPTGVRVRQTPEDTIAEILRDAAQIDSSLLTPWQKINALNTFLIPRISFVLRGSAMAKVPLNKADSTIRQLVKKWLHLPQRACTDISYIPHRQSGANVPRMADLCDVAVMTHTFRLLTCPDLTVRSIAQEAVRGVVRKHIAGAPSERDVATLSGSLEAEFGREGGDLSSLWSRARNASRCLSKRIGCCWKWCKERQELGILVPRVKTPNHTIVTPTARDMLERSLKDAIRCHYAENLKQKPDQGKMFEVSSKWDASNHFLPGGSFTRFAVWRFIHRAQLNCVPFNEAIRHGNRDKR; this is translated from the coding sequence ATGGAACCGCTCATCCGAGCCATCTCCAGCAGCCCGACCGGCTTCGACCTGCACAGCAAGAAAATCAGCATTCTGGCCTACATGGACGATCTGGCCCTGGTCGCTAACAGCTCGGAAAGCCTCCAGCAAATGCTCGACATCCCCAGCCAAGCCGCAGAATGGATGGGCCTGCGTTTCAGCCCCAAAAAGTGTGCCTCCCTCCACGTCGAAGGTGGCACCAGGGCGCTGGTCCGGCCGTCGCAGTTCCTTATCCAAGGTGAGTCCATGACCTccttcaaagagagagagatataCCAACACCTTGGCACACCCACAGGAGTCCGCGTACGGCAGACCCCCGAAGACACCATCGCGGAGATCCTGAGAGATGCGGCCCAAATTGACTCCTCCCTGCTCACCCCCTGGCAAAAGATCAACGCCCTCAACACCTTCCTGATCCCCCGTATCTCCTTTGTCCTCAGGGGATCGGCCATGGCCAAGGTGCCCCTGAACAAGGCCGACAGCACCATCAGACAGCTGGTGAAGAAGTGGCTCCACCTTCCCCAAAGGGCGTGCACGGACATCAGCTACATTCCCCACAGGCAGAGCGGCGCCAACGTACCTCGGATGGCTGACTTGTGCGACGTGGCAGTGATGACCCACACCTTCCGCCTCCTGACGTGCCCGGACCTGACGGTGAGGAGCATCGCGCAGGAGGCTGTACGGGGCGTGGTCAGGAAACACATCGCTGGGGCCCCCTCCGAGCGGGATGTCGCCACTCTCAGCGGCtctctggaggctgagtttgggagagaggggggagaccTGTCCTCTCTCTGGTCTCGAGCGCGCAACGCCTCGAGATGTCTGAGTAAGAGGATCGGCTGCTGCTGGAAATGGTGCAAGGagcgccaggagctgggaatactGGTGCCACGCGTAAAGACCCCTAACCACACCATCGTCACCCCGACCGCCAGAGACATGCTAGAAAGATCCCTGAAAGATGCCATCCGCTGCCATTACGCCGAGAACCTGAAGCAGAAGCCAGACCAGGGCAAGATGTTCGAGGTGTCCAGCAAGTGGGACGCCAGTAACCACTTCCTCCCCGGGGGCAGCTTCACCAGGTTCGCCGTCTGGCGGTTCATTCACAGGGCCCAACTCAACTGCGTTCCCTTCAATGAAGCCATTCGCCACGGCAACCGGGACAAGCGCTGA